DNA from Drosophila suzukii chromosome 2R, CBGP_Dsuzu_IsoJpt1.0, whole genome shotgun sequence:
GCGAATTAACGGAGACTATTTCGTTCCAGCTGGGTCAACGACACCGacaactggctgtatgacgaGGATGAACTGCCCGTGCTGTGCGGCAACCTGACTGGAGCCCGCCACTGCCCCTTCGAGTACGTGTGCCTCTGTGTGGGCGAGAATCCCAATCACGGCTACACCAACTTTGACAACTTTATGTGGTCCATGCTGACGACTTTTCAGCTGATCACGTTGGACTACTGGGAAAACGTATACAACATGGTGGGTGCTATTAAATTCCTCCCGGATGAGCAATGGACCAATTTCGTTTTCCTTTTAGGTGCTGGCCACCTGTGGTCCTATGAGCGTCTCATTCttcacggtggtggtcttctTTGGCTCGTTCTACCTGATCAACCTGATGCTGGCCGTAGTGGCGCTGAGTTACGAGGAGGAGGCGGAGATCACGAACGAGGTGAGTACTCCGCACATTTTTCTATTGCATTACCAACCTATTGATGACCGTGCAGGAGCGCAAGAAGGACCTGCTGGACCATCGGGATGACTCTACGTTCAGCTTTGATCCGTCGGTCCTAAACGTGAAGAAATTGAACAAGAACAACAAGAAGAAGATTGATTCTCGGAAAGGCGTGCTGCTGGCTTCCTATAGCAAGAAAAAGACTCGGCGAAAAAAAGGCAAAGGCGGCAAGGAAGGCGGCACCAATGGCAATGGAAACGGCAGCAACGGCAACGACCCCAAATCTCACTCGGCCACGCCCAGTCCGGGACCAAGTCCCCGCCACAGCGCCACTGAACGCCCCTCGGCGCTCACTCTGCAGGCCCAGAAGCAGTACCAGCAGATggagcagcagcaccagctgGCCAAAGCGTCCGGTGGCGAAACCAACACTGCCACTGCTCCCACGCCAAAGGGTCGCATCAGCTTTCAGGACAGCGGCGTGGGCGTGAAGAACCCCAACATGCTATACCCCTCGGACTACAAGGGCCAGCTCATCGCCAGCAGCCGGCAGGCGAGCTCCAACTCCAGCGGCGTGAATCGCGAGTCCTCACAGGACGACTCCGGTGTGGTGGACGATCACGAGGAGCAAGACACGACCAACGATTTGGGCCACGTGTCCACCGTGGAGCTGGCCCTCTCCCCACGCGAGGTGCGTCTGATAAAGTGCAATGGAAACATAGCCCGCATCAAAAATCACAATGTATACGCTTTACACCAGGAATTTTCCTCGGAGGTGGTTGTGATCGGTGAGTAAAGATGTCTTCTTGTTGTATGCACAGTTAATGTGGCGTCTCAACCCATTCTAGATGATCTGCCCGACCGGAACTGCGATCGATGTGTTCACTGGTGCACAGACTACGAGAGCTGGCTACAGTTTCAAAACTGCCTATACAAAGTGGTGCGGGATCCTCTTTTCGAGCTGGCCATCACCCTCTGCATCGTGTTGAACACCGCCTTCCTAGCCATGGAGCACCACGGAATGAGTGAGAGCTTTCGCAATGCCCTGGATGTGGGAAACAAGGtgaatttaatattttcgGTCACCAGAATGAGTCTACATACCGTTATACTTCACAGGTCTTCACGTCGATTTTCACGTTCGAGTGCATTGTGAAATTAATGGCGCTTTCCAAGGACTTTTTTCTGTGCGGCTGGAACATCTTCGACTTGCTTATCGTCACTGCGAGTTTACTGGACATCATATTCGAGCTTGTCGACGGTTTGAGTGTCTTGCGTGGCTTGCGACTGGTAACAAGAAATCGCTATTTTAAAGATCGTTAATTTACCTTGTTATATTCCAGCTGAGAGTATTAAAACTAGCCCAATCTTGGACTACAATGAAGGTATTGCTAAGCATTATAATATCAACGATCGGCGCCCTCGGCAACCTGACGCTGATCCTGGTCATAGTCATCTACATATTCGCTGTCATCGGCATGCAATTGTTCTCCAAAGACTATACGCCTGAGAAGTTCGACCCAGACCCAGTGCCAAGGCAAGACCTGATCAAAATCGATCtaagatttaaaattaattaattctttatctttgATTAGATGGAACTTCAATGACTTTTTTCACTCGTTTATGATGATCTTTCGCATTTTGTGTGGCGAATGGATTGAACCTCTCTGGGACTGCATGCGTGCCGAGGAGGAGGTATTACTTTCGATCCCATTAATAATTAAGtgttctaaaataaaatgtattctGCAGCAAGGAGCCTCCACCTGCTTTGCCATATTTCTGCCGACACTCGTGATGGGAAACTTCATGGTGCTCAACTTGTTCTTGGCCTTGCTGCTCAACAGTTTCAATTCCGAGGAACTCAAATCGAAAAAAGAGGCAAGTCAGATGCTCCGGTTGATCATATTTCGATCTTAGTTTCTTAACGTTCGTGAAtgtatatgtctatatgtctatgtGTGTGCCAGCAAAGGTACTTAAACAACCGAACAACTAAAACCTACTAGCTCCAAAAACGGCGTGTGAAAGATACTCTCTCTCAGCGCCATAAAACGATCCCCTAAAGTGGTTAAGACGATCGATTAGATCGATTTATAAATGTTTGACTTGAATTTGTCTTGCACCTTGATGTGGTTTTCGGTATATGTGTGTCTCTGAGTGTAAGATCTTAGCTTCATCATGATCGCGCGGTGGCACCCCCAATTGAAGTACCAGTTGAATTATACACCATACGATCTGTGGCACTCTTCTGTTATCACGAGCAAAATCAATTATCATTTTCATGTTTCTAAAATCCCCACTAAATTCCATCGCTCTCTGCATTGTGTTACTAACTGGCTAAATGTTATACTCTACTACTTAACTAAAACTATAATAACCCCACCCGGCACAGGAGTTAAAGGGTGCTTTTCCCCGCCATTTGCTGGGTTCCTCAGTTCGGCTCTGTCCGAAATCTGTATCTTTGGGGTTTGTTCTGAGGGCGCCTATATCTATTCAAACTGCATCCAACTCAGACTCAGAACAAACCTTAATAAGTTTTTCGTTTAAGTCTTTATGTACGTCTACATGTAAAAACAATCTCTAAAATGCACTTAAGCGTAATCCAATTAACCAAATTTCTGTCGTCAACTCTGCACAATGCGTTTTAACCTTAACTTGCCACACGAAAAACACCCAACACTAAAcactatattaaacaaataaccCAAACAAACCGAAactaaaacaatttaaatacaCTGAAAACGTTAAACAGATTTTCAAGAAGAAGGTAATTTTTTCAACTAAACCGTTCTTACTTGCTTTAAACTTGCTTGCCTCGTTTGCGTTAACCAATCCATATCTAAATCCAGACATACTGTATGTGTAAATACTTATATATAGAGTAGTCAAAAGTTGATCAGgctatatatgtatgtacgtTGTAATCTTTTGTGTTGCCTGCCCTTAGCGTAAATCGTTTTCTGTTCTGTATGCATTGGATCCCTAATCGTATAATGTCAATATCGATGTCTATTCAAAAAGAATCTTGTAGCGAACTCTTCAGTTGAGTTTCCACCCTGATCTTCACTGTTTTCTAATGTTCTGCAATCTCTGTCCCAAATAGGAAGTTGGCGAGGAGTCCAAGTTGGCGCGGAGTATTGAACGTGTTCGTGACCTGATTCGCAAAAAGCGGCAGGAGCGCAAGGATCGCAAGGAGCGAAAGTTCGCGGAGAAGTTCCAGCAGATTGTATTGGATGCTCAGCAGGCGCATGCTCAGGCTCACTCCCAACAGGCTGTAGTCGGTCTGGAGAGGGGCGACAAACCGGGTGTGCTGGCCGAGACCAAGTTCCACAGACTGAGCTATCAGGTAAGTTGACCCCTATATAATTGCCACACAACTTAACTCATCTGTATGTTTTCCAGGAGTCTATGAATCGGCCCGTCTCCGGCTCCGATTTTGGTTTCCAGATACCGCTGCACGACGGCTTGCACACGATAGTCGACGGTCTCGAGTATGATGACACGGGAGACTTGCCAGAGCAGATCCAACTGCAGGCGCATCCACTGCCACCCAAGTCAGACTCGCTGCCACCAACCTACGAAAGCGCTATGATGgccgccgctgccgctgccttTCCGACCGTCAATGGGAATGGCAACAATAACGGGAACGGGATCGGTCAAAACCTGACTCCGTTCGCCCAAGCGGAGCGTCGGCTGCAGCACCAAATATCCTCGGGAGTGAGCACTCAGCAGAACGATTCACGCGAAGAGGCCACTTACACAGAATCCATCGAGCTGCGCCTGCTGGGTCAATACAACTCCACAGACACGGACCCGTACGCTAATGATCAGCGGAGCGGCTGCGGCTCCTTCAACCGCGGCGACTCGCTGCAGGACAACTCCTCGCGGCGCTACGGGAGCGAAGAGCACGACGAGGCGTACCTTAAGTACCAAAAGTCCCTGCTGACGCGATCACCAAGCTACCGAAAGTCACTTGATCGCCTGTCCCAATCTAGCGGGCAGTCACAGCGATCGTTGCTCAAGTCGGAGGAAGCTGAGATGCGGCGACACTCAAGCGGCCACTCCCTGAACTCCATTTCGATCGAACAGGACGAACTGCTGTCCCAGCAGGGCAACCTGCGCGAGGAACTGCTCAACTGCGACCAAAAAGAACTATTTCAGTTTCTACAGGAGGAGGACGAGATGCAAAAGGGGACCAACCTGAGCCGCATCTCAAACGCCATAAGATCTCGGCGGCCCTCCAGTCGGATGGGTCAACCGGAGAGCGAGGCACTGGTAGAGCACTCGGAGTTTGACAACATTATTCAGAGCTTCGAAAAGGAACTGGAGGAGATCAAGCGCTCTACCACGTCATTGGAGCGCAAGCTTTCCAACCTTTCAGAACCCTCGCCGGCCGCCGACGAAGCCACAAAAGCCATTATGGAGCACATTGCCATCATTACGGGCGCTTCAGAGCGCTCGGCCGCCGACGAGGTGGTGCACCCGTTAAATCCCTATGACAGTTACGATTTGTCGAGCGTGCCACGGCGCTCGCAGTCCGTCAGCGCAGCCGCTCAGCGTCAGTCCGTAAAGCTGAAGCGACGCAGCCTGGAAAAGCAGCGCAAGATCGACGAAGACTTCAGCATTTCAAACGAGATACGCAAAATCTGTGATCAAATCCATGCCCCCTTCGTAGCCATGGAAGCCATGGCTGTAGCAGCTACCAGCGCTAGCCAGGCGACCCAGCCCAGTCAATCACCATTTCTTAGGCGCAAGATCGATCCCTTCACGGTGCAGTTCGACCGCTTCAAGCGCCTATCCCTAATAGAGCGCGTGGAGGAGCTGCCCGAGGAGGAGAAACCCATCTCGACATTGCGCATCGAGTCCGAAAAGATGCCGCGCAAGTTTCTCCACGGCCACGATCAGTTGGCCCTAGACAGCCTCTCGCTGAAGAGCACTAACTCGTATGAAAATCTCCTAATCCAGAAGCAGAAGCTGGGCATGGCCACACCTCCCGCCGTTCCCGCCACTCCGCCGACATCCTTGAAATCAAGCATCGAGCCACCGACACTGGCGCAAATTTCATCGCTAAAGACCACCCCGCCGCTGGCTGCTCTCACCGAGCACCAGCAGCACTTTCATGCCACGAGCATTCAGGCAGCACCCACTcacggccacgcccacgcccatGCCCATGCCCATGCCCACTCGCAGGCACATGCTCATCCGATGGCTGGGCCGCGGCGACGCCCGGAGCATCCACAATCGACGCTAGACAAAGCCGCATCCTTCCAGTCCGCGCGCACCGAGTCGCACAGCTCGGGAGCGGCTGACACGAGCTCGGCCTTGGCTCTGGCCTTGGGCCATAAGACTGAGCAGTCCCAGTCGGCGGCGCCAGAAGCCACCCAGAAGCCGTCGGCATTCACGAGACTGACCGAAAAACCATGGCATTGTTTGGTTTCCTACGTAGACGATCTCACTGTCGGTGGGAGACGTAACTCGCAGGGAGCTTACAATGATCCCATGACTTTTCCGAGCTACGGGGCCACTAAGCCGCCAAAGGTGCCCGACGACTGTTTCCCCCAGAAGTGCTATGATCAGTAAGTATGACCAGGGATCTCCTCAAGAACTGTTTTAATGTGACTCCCTTTCAGCTTCTACTTCCGCTGCCCCTGGTTCATGAGCTGCATGGACACGCAGAGCGCCAAGCACTGGACGCGCGTTAGGACGGCTGTCTTGGCGGTTGTCGATACTCCGGCCTTTGAGTGGTTTGTGTTGGTGCTGATCTTTGCGTCAAGTATCACGCTCTGCTTCGAGGACATCAACCTGGACAAGAACAAAACGCTGAAGCGCGTACTGTACTGGATCAACTTCTCCTTCTGCCTGATATTCGTCGTAGAGATGATCCTGAAGTGGCTGGCCCTGGGATTCTCAAAGTACTTTACCAGCTTCTGGACCATTCTCGACTTCATCATTGTGTTTGTAAGTGATTTTCAGGAATATTTTTTGCAAGAATGTCTTGTAACATTGTTTGTCTCCTACAGGTGTCGGTTTTCTCGCTGCTCATTGAGGAGAATGAGAATTTGAAGGTCCTCCGCTCGCTGCGCACATTACGAGCTTTGCGTCCGCTGAGAGCCATCTCTCGGTAAGTTGACCAGTCGCTGGTCTTTCGATACGCTGCACCACAACCTTCTCATCCGTGCATCCGGTGAAGAAAGCTCTCTGCGTAGGAACTTCAGCCTCTGCTTCTCGATCTTCCTCTATCAGTACTGATCTATGTGTCTTTTTCCGGGGAGGAGTTGGTCAGACCGAGCGATGCGATCCAAGCCGTGTGCAGTGTTTAATACAATCTCGTCTTCTTTATGGATTTCGAATAGAAATACGTACTCGTAGAACACGCATTGCATCGTCCTCGCCTCCGTCCTTGTCCTCGTCCTAGAATCTGTGTAGTCTGTAGCTGAAGTCTAGACTTACCTCTGCTTCTGTTGTGTTTGTATATTGTAGATAAGTTCATATGTACATATAACTTAAGATAGCTAAATAGTTGACCAAGCAGAGATCCACTCCGCCATCCATCCACCCATCTGTATACGTATCCATCTGACCACAACCGCGACCACTTAGCACGGCCCCGGCACAGTTGAGACGACCTGCGTCCATCCCGTAATGATTAGCATTTCATCGTCCATTTCTATTCCAGGTGGCAAGGAATGCGGATTGTAGTAAACGCTCTCATGTATGCAATACCATCAATTTTCAATGTACTTTTGGtttgtttagttttttggtTGATCTTCTCAATAATGGGTGTTCAGTTCTTTGGTGGTAAATTTTTCAAGTGCGTTAATGAGATGGGCGAGTTACTGCCGATTACTGTGAGTATTTTTTGGCGGAGATTAATATGCAGCGCCACCCCAAGACTTGGCACTTGGCATATTACTAATCAATGCGAATTCCAGGAGGTGAACGACAAGTGGGACTGCATCGAACAGAACTACACATGGATCAACTCGAAGATCACCTTCGACCACGTGGGTATGGGTTACCTGGCCCTGCTGCAAGTGGCCACCTTCGAGGGCTGGATGGAGGTAATGGCCGACGCCGTCGATGCTCGCGGAGTGGACCTACAACCGCAGCGAGAGGCCAACCTATATgcgtatatttattttgttatatttattgtGTGCGGATCGTTCTTCACACTCAATCTGTTCATTGGAGTTATCATTGATAACTTCAACATGCTCAAGAAGAAGGTAAGTCCTTTGGCCTATGCTCCTGCCCAGGTCAGCTTTTCTGCATCCACACGTGAATCACCTGTACATACGCTAACCACTCCCATCGATCCATCTCTGATTTGTATTGCCGTATTTCGATCCAAACGCCGTCATTATGTGTATCTCTAACCGTGTTATTGTGTTGCTATGTTGTGACCAGTTGTTCATAGAATACGTTCAGCATACCGCTTAGTGTGTTACATAACTGTGGATtgtatatataattaaatgttcATTCTATTCTCATCACTTTTATAGTATGAAGGAGGAGTGTTGGAAATGTTTCTCACCGAATCTCAAAAACACTATTACACGGCTATGAAAAAATTGGGACGAAAGAAACCACAGAAAGTTATTAAGCGACCTATAAATCATTTTTTAGCTATGTTTTATGATTTATCCAATTCGAGAAGGTAAACAAACCCGTCAATCAACCATTGAACCAACCAATCTCAATCTAAGACCAGCAAATTACGTATACTTACTTATAGTTTGTACTTACTATTAGTCCTGCTCTGTCTTCTCTGAATCTAAGTTTAACTCTTGTAATAACTCGTAGGCTAACGCGTAGTTGTCTCGGCAAGGTCCATAACACATCTATAGAATGTTTCTGATTTGGTGATAAAATTCATTTGAACACTTGTAATTCCCGGCATTTTTGGTCAAATCCGGTGCTTGTCCCAAACAAACACCGTCAAAAATGTCTCTATCTTCTGTATTCTGTA
Protein-coding regions in this window:
- the NaCP60E gene encoding sodium channel protein 60E isoform X2; translation: MSDDQTASYDEKAVAKHQVVAYTQRSQVKHENRHIQLVREYGFHPRTKASVEDGDVLPRKFEPFPEHMYGKPLEEIDTFIYEETFCVVSKRFRKNYIHRFTGTKSLFLFYPWSPARRVCVYIATNQFFDYCVMATILFNCIFLAMTETVEEAEYIFLAIYSIEMVIKIIAKGFLLNKYTYLRNPWNWLDFVVITSGYATIGMEVGNLAGLRTFRVLRALKTVSIMPGLKTIINALLHSFRQLAEVMTLTIFCLMVFALFALQVYMGELRNKCVRQVPTDWTNVSHADWHIWVNDTDNWLYDEDELPVLCGNLTGARHCPFEYVCLCVGENPNHGYTNFDNFMWSMLTTFQLITLDYWENVYNMVLATCGPMSVSFFTVVVFFGSFYLINLMLAVVALSYEEEAEITNEERKKDLLDHRDDSTFSFDPSVLNVKKLNKNNKKKIDSRKGVLLASYSKKKTRRKKGKGGKEGGTNGNGNGSNGNDPKSHSATPSPGPSPRHSATERPSALTLQAQKQYQQMEQQHQLAKASGGETNTATAPTPKGRISFQDSGVGVKNPNMLYPSDYKGQLIASSRQASSNSSGVNRESSQDDSGVVDDHEEQDTTNDLGHVSTVELALSPREVRLIKCNGNIARIKNHNVYALHQEFSSEVVVIDDLPDRNCDRCVHWCTDYESWLQFQNCLYKVVRDPLFELAITLCIVLNTAFLAMEHHGMSESFRNALDVGNKVFTSIFTFECIVKLMALSKDFFLCGWNIFDLLIVTASLLDIIFELVDGLSVLRGLRLLRVLKLAQSWTTMKVLLSIIISTIGALGNLTLILVIVIYIFAVIGMQLFSKDYTPEKFDPDPVPRWNFNDFFHSFMMIFRILCGEWIEPLWDCMRAEEEQGASTCFAIFLPTLVMGNFMVLNLFLALLLNSFNSEELKSKKEIFKKKEVGEESKLARSIERVRDLIRKKRQERKDRKERKFAEKFQQIVLDAQQAHAQAHSQQAVVGLERGDKPGVLAETKFHRLSYQESMNRPVSGSDFGFQIPLHDGLHTIVDGLEYDDTGDLPEQIQLQAHPLPPKSDSLPPTYESAMMAAAAAAFPTVNGNGNNNGNGIGQNLTPFAQAERRLQHQISSGVSTQQNDSREEATYTESIELRLLGQYNSTDTDPYANDQRSGCGSFNRGDSLQDNSSRRYGSEEHDEAYLKYQKSLLTRSPSYRKSLDRLSQSSGQSQRSLLKSEEAEMRRHSSGHSLNSISIEQDELLSQQGNLREELLNCDQKELFQFLQEEDEMQKGTNLSRISNAIRSRRPSSRMGQPESEALVEHSEFDNIIQSFEKELEEIKRSTTSLERKLSNLSEPSPAADEATKAIMEHIAIITGASERSAADEVVHPLNPYDSYDLSSVPRRSQSVSAAAQRQSVKLKRRSLEKQRKIDEDFSISNEIRKICDQIHAPFVAMEAMAVAATSASQATQPSQSPFLRRKIDPFTVQFDRFKRLSLIERVEELPEEEKPISTLRIESEKMPRKFLHGHDQLALDSLSLKSTNSYENLLIQKQKLGMATPPAVPATPPTSLKSSIEPPTLAQISSLKTTPPLAALTEHQQHFHATSIQAAPTHGHAHAHAHAHAHSQAHAHPMAGPRRRPEHPQSTLDKAASFQSARTESHSSGAADTSSALALALGHKTEQSQSAAPEATQKPSAFTRLTEKPWHCLVSYVDDLTVGGRRNSQGAYNDPMTFPSYGATKPPKVPDDCFPQKCYDHFYFRCPWFMSCMDTQSAKHWTRVRTAVLAVVDTPAFEWFVLVLIFASSITLCFEDINLDKNKTLKRVLYWINFSFCLIFVVEMILKWLALGFSKYFTSFWTILDFIIVFVSVFSLLIEENENLKVLRSLRTLRALRPLRAISRWQGMRIVVNALMYAIPSIFNVLLVCLVFWLIFSIMGVQFFGGKFFKCVNEMGELLPITEVNDKWDCIEQNYTWINSKITFDHVGMGYLALLQVATFEGWMEVMADAVDARGVDLQPQREANLYAYIYFVIFIVCGSFFTLNLFIGVIIDNFNMLKKKYEGGVLEMFLTESQKHYYTAMKKLGRKKPQKVIKRPINHFLAMFYDLSNSRRFEIAIFVLIFLNMLTMGIEHYDQPHAVFFILEVSNAFFTTVFGLEAIVKIVGLRYHYFTVPWNVFDFLLVLASIFGILMEDIMIDLPISPTLLRVVRVFRIGRILRLIKAAKGIRKLLFALVVSLPALFNIGALLGLITFIYAILGMSLFGHVKLQGALDDMVNFQTFGRSMQLLFRLMTSAGWNDVLESLMIQPPDCDPFIHGQTNGNCGHPLLAITYFTSFIIISYMIVINMYIAIILENFNQAHQEEEIGIVEDDLEMFYIRWSKYDPHATQFIHFSQLSDFIASLDPPLGISKPNNVALVSFNLPISKGNKIHCLDILHALVKHVLGHVEETDNFKQLQEQMDVKFKKQFPTRKELEIVSSTRIWKRQEKAAKTIQTGWKEYLRRKREKERSNSGDSATQTSSPGGWQSKLSALNFFHLQVSRRGTACSSRASSRKSSRASDASDLSELAGPWLNLPLMLVSGADDVVKDIKQQSDELGKRKSSCISLNYESLLADMVTAVLRSGSQPSGLNYLAAMNNTTNTTSTSASTSGTTSSPASAPATGCGPAATSDSDRHQAVGGGSAPSRKRASSFIRKKPPLERGLSAQSALRVNKNAFVSEAPAPEVIVTRPSPDQQTHPHSLSLRPDNATLVHVLVHRESEEYKEEDESSPSSPGNGNGHGISCGPERLAKQAPPQIRISTGSVESTMDTCLMPTVQIMVDSPKDPPRGDFSAIEDVDAPIDVNVQGDTSQVFYEYNPDKATADHQDGEEEEKEALDEALPDKQR
- the NaCP60E gene encoding sodium channel protein 60E isoform X6; this translates as MSDDQTASYDEKAVAKHQVVAYTQRSQVKHENRHIQLVREYGFHPRTKASVEDGDVLPRKFEPFPEHMYGKPLEEIDTFIYEETFCVVSKRFRKNYIHRFTGTKSLFLFYPWSPARRVCVYIATNQFFDYCVMATILFNCIFLAMTETVEEAEYIFLAIYSIEMVIKIIAKGFLLNKYTYLRNPWNWLDFVVITSGYATIGMEVGNLAGLRTFRVLRALKTVSIMPGLKTIINALLHSFRQLAEVMTLTIFCLMVFALFALQVYMGELRNKCVRQVPTDWTNVSHADWHIWVNDTDNWLYDEDELPVLCGNLTGARHCPFEYVCLCVGENPNHGYTNFDNFMWSMLTTFQLITLDYWENVYNMVLATCGPMSVSFFTVVVFFGSFYLINLMLAVVALSYEEEAEITNEERKKDLLDHRDDSTFSFDPSVLNVKKLNKNNKKKIDSRKGVLLASYSKKKTRRKKGKGGKEGGTNGNGNGSNGNDPKSHSATPSPGPSPRHSATERPSALTLQAQKQYQQMEQQHQLAKASGGETNTATAPTPKGRISFQDSGVGVKNPNMLYPSDYKGQLIASSRQASSNSSGVNRESSQDDSGVVDDHEEQDTTNDLGHVSTVELALSPREVRLIKCNGNIARIKNHNVYALHQEFSSEVVVIDDLPDRNCDRCVHWCTDYESWLQFQNCLYKVVRDPLFELAITLCIVLNTAFLAMEHHGMSESFRNALDVGNKVFTSIFTFECIVKLMALSKDFFLCGWNIFDLLIVTASLLDIIFELVDGLSVLRGLRLLRVLKLAQSWTTMKVLLSIIISTIGALGNLTLILVIVIYIFAVIGMQLFSKDYTPEKFDPDPVPRWNFNDFFHSFMMIFRILCGEWIEPLWDCMRAEEEQGASTCFAIFLPTLVMGNFMVLNLFLALLLNSFNSEELKSKKEIFKKKEVGEESKLARSIERVRDLIRKKRQERKDRKERKFAEKFQQIVLDAQQAHAQAHSQQAVVGLERGDKPGVLAETKFHRLSYQESMNRPVSGSDFGFQIPLHDGLHTIVDGLEYDDTGDLPEQIQLQAHPLPPKSDSLPPTYESAMMAAAAAAFPTVNGNGNNNGNGIGQNLTPFAQAERRLQHQISSGVSTQQNDSREEATYTESIELRLLGQYNSTDTDPYANDQRSGCGSFNRGDSLQDNSSRRYGSEEHDEAYLKYQKSLLTRSPSYRKSLDRLSQSSGQSQRSLLKSEEAEMRRHSSGHSLNSISIEQDELLSQQGNLREELLNCDQKELFQFLQEEDEMQKGTNLSRISNAIRSRRPSSRMGQPESEALVEHSEFDNIIQSFEKELEEIKRSTTSLERKLSNLSEPSPAADEATKAIMEHIAIITGASERSAADEVVHPLNPYDSYDLSSVPRRSQSVSAAAQRQSVKLKRRSLEKQRKIDEDFSISNEIRKICDQIHAPFVAMEAMAVAATSASQATQPSQSPFLRRKIDPFTVQFDRFKRLSLIERVEELPEEEKPISTLRIESEKMPRKFLHGHDQLALDSLSLKSTNSYENLLIQKQKLGMATPPAVPATPPTSLKSSIEPPTLAQISSLKTTPPLAALTEHQQHFHATSIQAAPTHGHAHAHAHAHAHSQAHAHPMAGPRRRPEHPQSTLDKAASFQSARTESHSSGAADTSSALALALGHKTEQSQSAAPEATQKPSAFTRLTEKPWHCLVSYVDDLTVGGRRNSQGAYNDPMTFPSYGATKPPKVPDDCFPQKCYDHFYFRCPWFMSCMDTQSAKHWTRVRTAVLAVVDTPAFEWFVLVLIFASSITLCFEDINLDKNKTLKRVLYWINFSFCLIFVVEMILKWLALGFSKYFTSFWTILDFIIVFVSVFSLLIEENENLKVLRSLRTLRALRPLRAISRWQGMRIVVNALMYAIPSIFNVLLVCLVFWLIFSIMGVQFFGGKFFKCVNEMGELLPITEVNDKWDCIEQNYTWINSKITFDHVGMGYLALLQVATFEGWMEVMADAVDARGVDLQPQREANLYAYIYFVIFIVCGSFFTLNLFIGVIIDNFNMLKKKYEGGVLEMFLTESQKHYYTAMKKLGRKKPQKVIKRPINHFLAMFYDLSNSRRFEIAIFVLIFLNMLTMGIEHYDQPHAVFFILEVSNAFFTTVFGLEAIVKIVGLRYHYFTVPWNVFDFLLVLASIFGILMEDIMIDLPISPTLLRVVRVFRIGRILRLIKAAKGIRKLLFALVVSLPALFNIGALLGLITFIYAILGMSLFGHVKLQGALDDMVNFQTFGRSMQLLFRLMTSAGWNDVLESLMIQPPDCDPFIHGQTNGNCGHPLLAITYFTSFIIISYMIVINMYIAIILENFNQAHQEEEIGIVEDDLEMFYIRWSKYDPHATQFIHFSQLSDFIASLDPPLGISKPNNVALVSFNLPISKGNKIHCLDILHALVKHVLGHVEETDNFKQLQEQMDVKFKKQFPTRKELEIVSSTRIWKRQEKAAKTIQTGWKEYLRRKREKERSNSGDSATQTSSPGGWQSKLSALNFFHLQVSRRGTACSSRASSRKSSRASDASDLSELAGPWLNLPLMLVSGADDVVKDIKQQSDELGKRRGASPRGDRHQAVAGPADAPAFAQPTSGQRHPGPRAGAPRERGIQGGG